From the Acidicapsa ligni genome, one window contains:
- a CDS encoding glycoside hydrolase family 76 protein, translating into MSLLNSKRNRLTLRWALLPLFLCAVHSRSLKAGETGAATQAESTAYAQHATQAVQALQSWYDLDTGLYRTTGWWNSANAITVLADYARVTQSREYDFVFSNTFSTAQKTAPGFINKFYDDEGWWALAWIDAYGITKDQRYLTVAKSIFTDMTYGWDNTCSGGIWWSKDRNYKNAIANELFLSVAAQLANSTSDPREKATYLAWARREWSWFSHSGMINGKGLVNDGLTEKCENNRKTTWTYNQGVILGGLVALHQSDPKSDSGPALMQEASRIADAAIAALADAQGILHDPCEPNCGGDGTQFKGIFVRNLSTLEDSDSRPQFKRFLLTNADSIWSQVHPPDFHLGEVWIAPFSGSNASSQSSALDALVAAAHVAGKPHESHRSLTDH; encoded by the coding sequence ATGTCGCTACTGAATTCAAAACGAAACAGGCTTACACTTCGCTGGGCTCTTCTGCCTTTGTTCTTATGTGCAGTGCATAGCCGCAGCCTTAAGGCAGGCGAAACAGGCGCGGCCACACAGGCTGAAAGCACTGCATATGCCCAGCACGCCACGCAGGCGGTTCAGGCTCTTCAGTCCTGGTATGACCTCGACACAGGTCTCTATCGCACCACCGGCTGGTGGAACTCGGCGAACGCGATCACCGTCCTCGCCGATTACGCGCGAGTAACGCAATCAAGAGAATATGATTTTGTTTTCTCGAACACGTTCTCCACCGCGCAGAAGACAGCTCCGGGCTTCATCAACAAGTTCTACGACGATGAAGGCTGGTGGGCGTTGGCATGGATCGATGCCTATGGCATAACGAAAGATCAGCGCTACCTGACAGTAGCAAAATCTATCTTTACCGATATGACGTATGGCTGGGATAACACCTGTTCCGGCGGGATCTGGTGGAGTAAAGATCGCAATTACAAAAATGCGATAGCCAATGAATTATTCCTGTCCGTCGCGGCACAGCTTGCAAATTCGACAAGCGACCCCAGAGAGAAAGCAACCTATCTCGCATGGGCCAGGCGTGAGTGGAGTTGGTTCTCTCACTCCGGCATGATCAACGGAAAAGGCCTGGTGAATGACGGGCTCACAGAGAAGTGCGAGAACAATCGGAAGACGACCTGGACTTATAATCAGGGCGTGATTCTGGGCGGCCTCGTTGCTCTGCATCAGTCTGATCCCAAGTCTGATTCAGGCCCCGCACTCATGCAGGAAGCAAGCCGGATTGCCGATGCCGCCATCGCAGCCCTGGCAGACGCCCAGGGAATTCTTCACGATCCCTGCGAGCCGAATTGCGGCGGTGATGGCACACAATTCAAAGGCATCTTCGTGCGCAATCTCAGCACACTGGAAGACTCAGATTCCAGGCCACAATTCAAGCGCTTCCTGTTGACCAATGCAGACAGTATCTGGAGCCAGGTACACCCGCCTGATTTTCATCTTGGAGAAGTGTGGATCGCGCCCTTCAGTGGATCAAATGCCAGCAGTCAGAGTTCCGCGTTGGATGCACTCGTAGCCGCCGCACACGTCGCAGGAAAACCGCATGAAAGTCACCGATCCTTGACTGACCATTGA